Proteins co-encoded in one Xiphophorus couchianus chromosome 16, X_couchianus-1.0, whole genome shotgun sequence genomic window:
- the slc17a7a gene encoding solute carrier family 17 member 7a translates to MEIRPDRFKAVAGKTLGKIHRLIEKRQANGETIELSAEGRPELVEEKELPVVDCTCFGLPRRYIIAILCGLGFCISFGIRCNLGVAIVSMVNDHTVYKGNKEVLVAAQFTWDPETVGMIHGSFFWGYIVTQIPGGFICQKFAANRVFGFAIVATSVLNMLIPSAARCHYSCVILVRICQGLVEGVSYPACHGIWAKWAPPLERSRLATTAFCGSYAGAVVAMPLAGILVQYIGWPSVFYVYGSFGIFWYLFWVLVSYESPAVHPTITPEERKYIEEAIGESAAFLNPLHKFKTPWRNFFTSMPVYAIIVANFCRSWTFYLLLISQPAYFEEVFGFEISKVGIVSALPHLVMTIIVPIGGQLADYLRTHNLMSTTNVRKLMNCGGFGMEATLLLVVGFSHTKVIAITFLVLAVGFSGFAISGFNVNHLDIAPRYASILMGISNGVGTLSGMVCPLIVGAMTKHKTREEWQYVFLIASVVHYGGVIFYGIFASGEKQWWADIEDTSEEKCGIINEDELANETEELYRGGGQYGAMGQPVVGSNGGGGGGGGGGAGWVTDWDKSEEYVQPPGYNSYMHSGGKEKELT, encoded by the exons ATGGAGATCCGACCGGACAGGTTCAAGGCGGTGGCGGGGAAAACCTTGGGGAAAATTCACAG GCTCATTGAGAAACGACAGGCCAATGGAGAAACCATCGAGTTATCAGCTGAAGGCCGCCCGGAGCTGGTGGAGGAGAAGGAGCTGCCCGTAGTGGACTGCACCTGCTTCGGCCTCCCCAGGCGGTACATCATTGCCATCCTGTGCGGCCTGGGCTTCTGCATCTCCTTTGGTATTCGATGCAACCTGGGTGTTGCTATTGTTAGCATGGTCAATGACCATACGGTCTACAAAGGCAACAAGGAGGTGCTTGTG gCTGCACAGTTCACCTGGGACCCAGAGACGGTGGGGATGATCCACGGCTCCTTCTTCTGGGGCTACATAGTCACACAGATCCCGGGTGGCTTTATATGTCAAAAGTTTGCAGCCAACAG aGTGTTTGGCTTTGCCATCGTGGCCACGTCCGTCCTCAACATGCTGATCCCATCTGCAGCTCGCTGTCACTACAGCTGCGTCATTCTTGTGAGGATATGTCAAGGCCTTGTTGAG GGTGTATCGTACCCAGCCTGCCACGGGATCTGGGCCAAATGGGCGCCTCCTCTTGAGAGAAGTCGATTAGCCACAACAGCCTTTTGTG gatcctatgcTGGGGCAGTGGTGGCCATGCCTTTAGCAGGGATACTGGTGCAATACATCGGGTGGCCTTCTGTATTTTATGTCTATG GCAGTTTTGGGATATTCTGGTATTTATTCTGGGTTCTTGTGTCATATGAGAGCCCAGCAGTCCATCCCACTATCACTCCAGAGGAGAGAAAATACATTGAAGAGGCAATCGGAGAATCTGCAGCTTTTCTCAATCCCCTTCAT AAATTTAAAACGCCATGGAGAAATTTCTTCACCTCCATGCCGGTCTATGCCATCATTGTGGCCAATTTCTGCAGGAGCTGGACTTTCTACCTGCTGCTCATCAGCCAGCCTGCATATTTTGAAGAAGTTTTTGGCTTTGAGATCAGCAAG GTGGGCATCGTGTCAGCTTTGCCCCATCTGGTGATGACAATCATCGTGCCTATCGGAGGCCAACTGGCCGACTACCTGAGAACTCACAACCTGATGTCCACCACCAACGTCAGGAAGCTCATGAACTGTGGAG GTTTCGGGATGGAGGCCACCCTCCTTCTGGTGGTCGGATTTTCTCACACTAAAGTTATTGCCATTACTTTCCTGGTCCTCGCTGTGGGGTTCAGCGGCTTTGCAATCTCAG ggTTTAATGTTAATCACTTGGATATTGCACCTCGATATGCCAGCATACTGATGGGAATTTCCAACGGAGTGGGAACGTTATCAGGAATGGTGTGTCCTCTCATAGTGGGGGCCATGACCAAACACAAG ACGCGTGAGGAATGGCAGTACGTCTTCCTCATAGCGTCCGTCGTCCACTACGGAGGAGTGATTTTCTATG GGATCTTTGCATCCGGGGAGAAGCAGTGGTGGGCCGACATAGAGGACACGAGCGAGGAGAAATGCGGTATAATCAATGAGGACGAACTGGCCAATGAGACGGAGGAGCTCTACCGTGGAGGCGGCCAGTACGGGGCCATGGGTCAGCCGGTGGTTGGTTCAAAtggaggaggaggcggcggtGGAGGCGGTGGAGCGGGATGGGTTACAGACTGGGATAAGTCTGAGGAGTATGTGCAACCACCGGGATACAACTCATACATGCATAGTGGAGGGAAGGAGAAGGAGCTGACATAG
- the slc6a16a gene encoding sodium-dependent neutral amino acid transporter B(0)AT2 isoform X1: MMEKPTLDSSEERTWLGEGQSEVQLATSPDPTRPNDDDRPAWDSKIQYVLAQVGFSVGLGNVWRFPYLCHQNGGGAFMLLYVFLLLIVGVPLFFMELAAGQSIRQGSIGVWKHISPKLVGIGYSSCLVCFYVALYYNVIIAWSLFYLGNSFQYPLPWEQCPIEVGTNETVKECASSSPTQYFWFRKALNITNSIEESGEFNPIMTGCLLAAWAIVSLAMIKGIKSSARVMYFSSVFPYVVLFIFLIRGTLLDGAIDGITYMFYPKLEIWGNVQVWRQAATQVFFALGLGYGSVIAYSSYNPVHNNCHRDALMVSSINFMTSVLASLVVFVVLGFRAKTIALHCVAENLGVLNLMSSNGSSQHWWPWFNVTDPNSVSLPEYRQWYHEHGSTLGQFTDCNLEEEMNKGVEGTGLAFIAFTEVMALFPASPFWSTLFFLMLLNLGLSTMFGTMQGILTPLMDNFKLLGRHRTILTVFSCALGFIIGLLFTQRSGNYFVMMFDDYSATLPLVIVVIFETISVAWVYGTDRFLDDIELMLKWRPPVVYKYLWKYVCLLAMAGLLAASLLRMVFKGPTYTAWNQTAASEMTLEYPGWALALIVLLIVFANLPVPIGYIHSVLKKRSALDVPPQEGPGPEVHRKLYTKCNSTDQLDSNSHPAPCEEDGVRPRTSFLPVGNEQYRLLPQQEEEEGEEEEEEDTGV; this comes from the exons atG ATGGAGAAGCCCACTCTTGATTCCAGTGAGGAGAGAACCTGGCTGGGAGAGGGCCAGTCTGAGGTCCAGCTTGCAACCAGTCCTGACCCAACAAGGCCGAATGATGACGATCGACCGGCCTGGGATTCTAAAATCCAGTATGTGTTGGCTCAGGTCGGCTTCAGCGTGGGCTTGGGGAATGTCTGGAGGTTTCCATACCTTTGCCACCAAAATGGAGGAG GGGCCTTCATgcttttgtatgtttttcttttactgattGTGGGAGTCCCCCTGTTTTTTATGGAGCTGGCAGCTGGCCAAAGTATTCGACAGGGAAGCATTGGCGTATGGAAGCACATCTCCCCAAAACTGGTGGGGATCGGCTACTCCAGCTGTTTG gtttgtttttatgtagcTCTTTACTATAATGTCATCATTGCATGGAGTCTTTTCTACTTGGGAAATTCCTTCCAGTATCCTTTGCCGTGGGAACAGTGCCCGATTGAAGTAGGCACCAATGAAACAG TAAAGGAATGTGCGAGTAGCTCTCCAACGCAGTATTTCTGGTTCAGGAAAGCGCTGAACATCACCAATTCGATAGAGGAATCTGGAGAGTTTAACCCCATCATGACGGGATGCTTACTGGCTGCTTGGGCGATCGTATCGCTAGCTATGATCAAGGGCATCAAATCCTCTGCAAGG GTGATGtacttttcctcagtttttccCTATGTGGTGCTCTTCATTTTCCTCATCAGAGGGACGTTATTGGATGGAGCCATAGATGGAATCACATACATGTTTTATCCCAAA CTTGAGATTTGGGGGAACGTACAGGTGTGGCGCCAGGCAGCTACTCAGGTGTTTTTCGCATTGGGTCTGGGCTATGGCTCAGTTATTGCATATTCCTCCTACAATCCAGTCCACAACAACTGCCACAGGGATGCCCTGATGGTCTCCAGCATCAACTTTATGACATCTGTGCTGGCCTCACTGGTGGTGTTCGTGGTGCTGGGTTTCCGGGCCAAAACCATCGCCCTACATTGCGTTGCTGA AAATCTTGGTGTGTTAAATCTTATGTCCTCTAATGGATCCAGCCAGCACTGGTGGCCTTGGTTCAACGTTACGGATCCGAACTCTGTGTCTTTACCTGAATACAGACAGTGGTACCATGAGCACGGCTCCACACTGGGTCAGTTCACTGACTGCAATTTGGAGGAGGAGATGAACAAG GGCGTTGAGGGGACGGGCCTGGCATTCATAGCGTTCACTGAAGTCATGGCCCTCTTCCCGGCCAGCCCCTTCTGGTCCACGCTGTTTTTCCTGATGCTCCTCAACCTGGGCCTGAGCACCATGTTCGGGACCATGCAGGGAATCCTCACGCCTCTCATGGACAACTTTAAACTCCTCGGCCGCCATCGGACCATCCTCACCG tGTTCAGCTGTGCTTTGGGGTTCATAATTGGTTTATTGTTCACCCAGCGATCTGGCAATTATTTTGTGATGATGTTTGACGACTACTCTGCAACCCTACCACTTGTTATTGTTGTGATTTTCGAAACAATCAGTGTGGCATGGGTTTATGGCACAGATCG TTTCCTGGATGATATTGAACTCATGCTCAAGTGGCGCCCTCCGGTGGTGTACAAATATCTCTGGAAATACGTGTGTCTGCTGGCAATGGCTGGTCTCCTGGCTGCCAGTTTACTGCGAATGGTTTTCAAGGGACCCACGTACACCGCCTGGAATCAGACCGCA GCCTCTGAGATGACACTGGAGTACCCAGGCTGGGCCCTGGCTTTGATCGTCTTGCTCATCGTGTTCGCCAACCTTCCTGTGCCCATCGGTTACATCCACTCCGTGCTGAAAAAGCGCTCCGCCCTCGACGTCCCCCCCCAGGAGGGCCCCGGCCCCGAGGTGCACCGCAAGCTGTACACCAAGTGCAACTCCACCGATCAGCTGGACTCCAACTCACATCCGGCCCCCTGTGAGGAAGACGGGGTTCGTCCCAGGACTTCCTTCCTGCCGGTGGGCAACGAGCAGTACCGGCTCCTTccacagcaggaggaggaggaaggggaagaagaagaggaggaagacacaGGAGTGTGA
- the eps8l1a gene encoding epidermal growth factor receptor kinase substrate 8-like protein 1a, whose translation MSTSPPQVIPRKPSGVKVLTPLREQHRSNGLPMITDAERENGTSGKSSCKKLMTAEREVEILNHCFDDIEKFMARLQQAAEARSVLNQRTKRSAKKITKNDKQDLLTKKATPPSEQEFVDIFQKIKYSFCLLDRLKSSISQPDAPDLLHHIFLPLNLVVKTTEGPTLAASVKSPCMTRGAVSLLQEHLTGEEKELWKSLGPNWTSDASQKTVSAPPYSPVFLDGWQPQAYDSAGRLLVDPIQLQHKEDAFNESMQKQSQPEHVQPAPKNYREGTEKANKNGIPPNGERMYHCNYDFVARNNDELSVLHGEKLEVLELSSERFWKCQNSYDEIGLVPCNILEPLSALNNTEKIHPVLRTESRKTALPPRCFSYAPSSSDGFRPTATSRAERHQSMILPSNMTKEDGGRVMVMNNELLQRLAKKRNPLEEMEVPSTAGTSIPLNYHSQSAEVKAWLSAKGFSRGTVETLGVLNGAQLFSLKNEELCSVCPLEGERIYLQLLGQKSLLEDVRKVSELETVVEM comes from the exons ATGTCGACGTCACCTCCTCAAGTGATTCCAAGAAAGCCTTCTGGGGTCAAAGTGCTGACTCCACTTCGAGAGCAACATCGTTCCAATGGGCTGCCCATGATCACAGACGCTGAGAGAG AGAACGGCACAAGCGGGAAGTCAAGCTGCAAAAAGCTGATGACTGCAGAAAGAGAAGTT GAAATCTTGAATCACTGCTTTGATGACATCGAGAAGTTCATGGCTCGCTTGCAACAAGCCGCGGAGGCCCGGAGCGTTCTCAACCAAAGGACCAAGAGGAGTGCCAagaaaatcaccaaaaatgacaaacaag ACTTGCTGACCAAGAAAGCGACCCCTCCGTCTGAGCAGGAATTTGTGgacatctttcagaaaataaagtaCTCCTTCTGTTTATTG GATCGCTTGAAGTCATCCATCTCACAACCAGATGCACCAGATCTGCTCCACCACATCTTTTTACCTCTGAACTTG GTGGTGAAAACCACTGAGGGCCCGACATTAGCTGCATCCGTGAAGAGTCCATGTATGACCAGAGGTGCTGTTTCTCTGCTCCAAGAGCACCTGACTGGAGAGGAAAAGGAGCTGTGGAAATCCCTGGGACCCAACTGGACCTCAGACGC TTCGCAGAAGACCGTTTCTGCTCCTCCATATTCGCCTGTCTTCCTAGATGGGTGGCAGCCTCAGGCTTACGACTCAGCTGGTCGGCTGCTGGTAGATCCCATCCAGTTGCAGCACAAAGAGGACGCTTTTAATGAAAGCATGCAGAAGCAAAGTCAACCGGAACATGTCCAACCTGCGCCCAAGAACTACAGAGAAGGGACCGAAAAAGC aaataaaaatgggatCCCACCAAATGGAGAGAGAATGTATCACTGTAATTACGACTTTGTGGCCAGAAACAATGATGAACTCTCTGTACTACATGGGGAAAAACTAGAG GTCCTTGAATTATCATCGGAGCGCTTTTGGAAGTGCCAGAATAGTTATGACGAGATAGGACTTGTTCCGTGTAATATTCTGGAGCCTCTGTCTGCATTgaacaacacagagaaaatcCATCCGGTGCTTCGAACAGAGTCAAGG AAAACAGCTCTCCCCCCTCGGTGTTTCTCGTACGCCCCGTCGAGCAGCGATGGGTTCAGGCCGACCGCGACCAGCCGAGCAGAGCGACATCAGAGCATGATTCTGCCATCGAACATGACAAAGGAAGATGGCGGCCGAG TCATGGTTATGAACAATGAGCTTCTGCAGCGGCTGGCTAAAAAAAGGAACCCGCTTGAAGAGATGGAGGTTCCCTCCACAGCTGGCACCTCGATCCCCCTGAACTACCACTCCCAAAGCGCTGAGGTGAAGGCCTGGCTCTCTGCGAAGGGCTTCAGTCGGGG GACAGTGGAGACGCTGGGAGTTTTGAATGGAGCTCAGCTCTTCTCCTTAAAGAATGAGGAGCTCTGCAGTGTGTGTCCGCTGGAAGGAGAGCGCATttacctgcagctgctgggacAAAAGTCCCTTCTCGAG GACGTGCGCAAAGTTTCTGAACTAGAGACGGTGGTGGAGATGTGA
- the slc6a16a gene encoding sodium-dependent neutral amino acid transporter B(0)AT2 isoform X2, with protein sequence MEKPTLDSSEERTWLGEGQSEVQLATSPDPTRPNDDDRPAWDSKIQYVLAQVGFSVGLGNVWRFPYLCHQNGGGAFMLLYVFLLLIVGVPLFFMELAAGQSIRQGSIGVWKHISPKLVGIGYSSCLVCFYVALYYNVIIAWSLFYLGNSFQYPLPWEQCPIEVGTNETVKECASSSPTQYFWFRKALNITNSIEESGEFNPIMTGCLLAAWAIVSLAMIKGIKSSARVMYFSSVFPYVVLFIFLIRGTLLDGAIDGITYMFYPKLEIWGNVQVWRQAATQVFFALGLGYGSVIAYSSYNPVHNNCHRDALMVSSINFMTSVLASLVVFVVLGFRAKTIALHCVAENLGVLNLMSSNGSSQHWWPWFNVTDPNSVSLPEYRQWYHEHGSTLGQFTDCNLEEEMNKGVEGTGLAFIAFTEVMALFPASPFWSTLFFLMLLNLGLSTMFGTMQGILTPLMDNFKLLGRHRTILTVFSCALGFIIGLLFTQRSGNYFVMMFDDYSATLPLVIVVIFETISVAWVYGTDRFLDDIELMLKWRPPVVYKYLWKYVCLLAMAGLLAASLLRMVFKGPTYTAWNQTAASEMTLEYPGWALALIVLLIVFANLPVPIGYIHSVLKKRSALDVPPQEGPGPEVHRKLYTKCNSTDQLDSNSHPAPCEEDGVRPRTSFLPVGNEQYRLLPQQEEEEGEEEEEEDTGV encoded by the exons ATGGAGAAGCCCACTCTTGATTCCAGTGAGGAGAGAACCTGGCTGGGAGAGGGCCAGTCTGAGGTCCAGCTTGCAACCAGTCCTGACCCAACAAGGCCGAATGATGACGATCGACCGGCCTGGGATTCTAAAATCCAGTATGTGTTGGCTCAGGTCGGCTTCAGCGTGGGCTTGGGGAATGTCTGGAGGTTTCCATACCTTTGCCACCAAAATGGAGGAG GGGCCTTCATgcttttgtatgtttttcttttactgattGTGGGAGTCCCCCTGTTTTTTATGGAGCTGGCAGCTGGCCAAAGTATTCGACAGGGAAGCATTGGCGTATGGAAGCACATCTCCCCAAAACTGGTGGGGATCGGCTACTCCAGCTGTTTG gtttgtttttatgtagcTCTTTACTATAATGTCATCATTGCATGGAGTCTTTTCTACTTGGGAAATTCCTTCCAGTATCCTTTGCCGTGGGAACAGTGCCCGATTGAAGTAGGCACCAATGAAACAG TAAAGGAATGTGCGAGTAGCTCTCCAACGCAGTATTTCTGGTTCAGGAAAGCGCTGAACATCACCAATTCGATAGAGGAATCTGGAGAGTTTAACCCCATCATGACGGGATGCTTACTGGCTGCTTGGGCGATCGTATCGCTAGCTATGATCAAGGGCATCAAATCCTCTGCAAGG GTGATGtacttttcctcagtttttccCTATGTGGTGCTCTTCATTTTCCTCATCAGAGGGACGTTATTGGATGGAGCCATAGATGGAATCACATACATGTTTTATCCCAAA CTTGAGATTTGGGGGAACGTACAGGTGTGGCGCCAGGCAGCTACTCAGGTGTTTTTCGCATTGGGTCTGGGCTATGGCTCAGTTATTGCATATTCCTCCTACAATCCAGTCCACAACAACTGCCACAGGGATGCCCTGATGGTCTCCAGCATCAACTTTATGACATCTGTGCTGGCCTCACTGGTGGTGTTCGTGGTGCTGGGTTTCCGGGCCAAAACCATCGCCCTACATTGCGTTGCTGA AAATCTTGGTGTGTTAAATCTTATGTCCTCTAATGGATCCAGCCAGCACTGGTGGCCTTGGTTCAACGTTACGGATCCGAACTCTGTGTCTTTACCTGAATACAGACAGTGGTACCATGAGCACGGCTCCACACTGGGTCAGTTCACTGACTGCAATTTGGAGGAGGAGATGAACAAG GGCGTTGAGGGGACGGGCCTGGCATTCATAGCGTTCACTGAAGTCATGGCCCTCTTCCCGGCCAGCCCCTTCTGGTCCACGCTGTTTTTCCTGATGCTCCTCAACCTGGGCCTGAGCACCATGTTCGGGACCATGCAGGGAATCCTCACGCCTCTCATGGACAACTTTAAACTCCTCGGCCGCCATCGGACCATCCTCACCG tGTTCAGCTGTGCTTTGGGGTTCATAATTGGTTTATTGTTCACCCAGCGATCTGGCAATTATTTTGTGATGATGTTTGACGACTACTCTGCAACCCTACCACTTGTTATTGTTGTGATTTTCGAAACAATCAGTGTGGCATGGGTTTATGGCACAGATCG TTTCCTGGATGATATTGAACTCATGCTCAAGTGGCGCCCTCCGGTGGTGTACAAATATCTCTGGAAATACGTGTGTCTGCTGGCAATGGCTGGTCTCCTGGCTGCCAGTTTACTGCGAATGGTTTTCAAGGGACCCACGTACACCGCCTGGAATCAGACCGCA GCCTCTGAGATGACACTGGAGTACCCAGGCTGGGCCCTGGCTTTGATCGTCTTGCTCATCGTGTTCGCCAACCTTCCTGTGCCCATCGGTTACATCCACTCCGTGCTGAAAAAGCGCTCCGCCCTCGACGTCCCCCCCCAGGAGGGCCCCGGCCCCGAGGTGCACCGCAAGCTGTACACCAAGTGCAACTCCACCGATCAGCTGGACTCCAACTCACATCCGGCCCCCTGTGAGGAAGACGGGGTTCGTCCCAGGACTTCCTTCCTGCCGGTGGGCAACGAGCAGTACCGGCTCCTTccacagcaggaggaggaggaaggggaagaagaagaggaggaagacacaGGAGTGTGA